The following coding sequences are from one Lolium rigidum isolate FL_2022 chromosome 6, APGP_CSIRO_Lrig_0.1, whole genome shotgun sequence window:
- the LOC124658926 gene encoding reticulon-like protein B9, whose amino-acid sequence MVTGGSHGHRAPRLFGRERPLHAVLGGRQAADIILWRRKEVSASILGAATAAWGLFEVAEYHFLTLVCYAAMIAMVTFFLWTNASAFLNLPVPRIPEMVLSERTTRQVILGLHRRLNWFVHKLYNIACGQDLKMFILTVVSLYIGSVFASCFSSLTLLYIVVFFTMTVPALYERYEHEVDHLVARGAHDFRTQVSRMDSGVLRKIPRGKGATHAHRTMTTTTDIHGWHRSQAS is encoded by the exons ATGGTAACTGGAGGGTCGCACGGGCACAGGGCGCCGAGGCTCTTCGGCAGGGAGAGGCCTCTCCATGCCGTCCTAGGTGGACGCCAAG CGGCGGACATCATCCTGTGGAGGCGGAAGGAGGTGTCGGCGTCGATCCTCGGCGCGGCAACGGCAGCGTGGGGCCTGTTCGAGGTGGCGGAGTACCACTTTCTCACGCTCGTGTGCTACGCGGCCATGATCGCCATGGTCACCTTCTTCCTATGGACCAACGCCTCCGCGTTTCTCAACTT GCCGGTTCCAAGGATCCCGGAGATGGTCCTGTCGGAGAGAACCACGAGGCAGGTGATCCTGGGCCTGCACAGGAGGCTCAACTGGTTCGTGCACAAGCTCTACAACATCGCTTGCGGACAGGACCTGAAGATGTTCATCCTG ACGGTAGTGTCTCTGTACATCGGGTCAGTGTTCGCGAGCTGCTTCAGCTCCCTCACCCTGCTCTACATCG TTGTGTTTTTCACCATGACGGTGCCAGCGCTGTACGAGCGTTACGAGCACGAGGTGGACCATCTAGTGGCGAGGGGCGCACACGACTTCAGGACCCAAGTCTCCCGGATGGACTCCGGCGTGCTCAGGAAGATCCCCAGAGGCAAAGGGGCTACCCACGCCcacaggacgatgacgacgacgactgaTATCCACGGATGGCACCGTTCACAGGCTAGCTAG